The sequence below is a genomic window from Williamwhitmania taraxaci.
GATCCAGTCCATCCAACCGATAAGGCTATCGATCTGTATCTTATTAACGATGGAAATTACAGAGCATTATATGTCATTTCAAAGAATGGTAACGCCAATATGGTGCCAATCGCTGCTGGATTATTGGAGCCAGATACCAAGTTACGCTTAGGGGAAATACCTCAAAACGAGTTACCTTTAGGATTAAACTTTAATGTGCAGCTCATATTTTTCAAAAACAGTGAGTTTGCACTAAAACCGGTTGAGCAGTTTAACGTAAGTGTTTCCGCAATAAAACTATTAAGGCCAGGTGCCTATATCGAGAACGATTTCTTCGATGAAAAGGCTATGATCTTATTGCTTGCAGGTAATAAAATTGAGCAAGAAACACCAAATCCAATGATGATCAAGGATGCAATGCTTACACCTAAACCAGCCGACCGATCGACGAAACCAGTAAAGTCGACACCAGCACTTGAAGAGATCGATCTACATATTGAAGAATTAATAGATAGCCATGCCAATCTTTCTGCAGGTGAAATTCTTGAAATTCAGCTAGCTCGTTTTACAACTGTGCTCGATGGGGCAATAAAGCACAAGACAAGTAATGTTGTGTTTATTCACGGAGTAGGTAATGGAAAACTTAAATTCGAGGTACACAAGTTACTCGATACAAAATACAAACATGTTAAATACCAAGATGCATCGTTTAAGGAATATGGTTATGGTGCAACCTTGGTAATTGTTAAGTAATAATGCTGAATTAGAAATTCCAGAGAGCAACTCTACCGCTATTTGAAAAAATAGAGGAAAGTCCGGGCAACTTAGAGCGCCATGCTTCCTAACGGGAAGAGGTTCGTGAGGGCCTAGTAATGTAACAGAAAATAACCGCCGCGGTCTTGTACCAGGTAAGGGTGAAAAGGTGAGGTAAGAGCTCACCGGTTCTTATGGCAACATAGGAAGCCGTACGTCTGATGGGTTGTAAGGCCATGTATACCGGCAGCTGAGGACTGCTCGTCCAATGCCGGGGGGTAGGCCGCTAGACTGTCGAGGTGACTCGATGGCGAGATAAATGGTAGGGACTCCGATTTTTTCGGATGACAGGACCCGGCTTATATGCTCCTCTGGTCTTTTTAATCAGAAATTACCGCACTAAAGCGGCGATGATTATGTTAAATAATCGTTGCCGCTTTTTCTATTTTTACCCAAGAGGATTTATCATTCTTAGTTAAGTACAATTAAATAAATAGGGCGAAGAGACCGAGGTGAAAATACTAGGATTCCCGTCTAACAAAAATATAATTACTCATAATACAAATTTACATTTGTAATCTAGTAGAACACAAAGATGGTTTACTTATGTAGTCATTACAGTAGTATAATGTAACCGAACAAAACACATTTTACGGGATGCAGTATCACTGCGTATTTCTGACTTTAATACTCCTTTAAAGGCTTAATTACCTAAGGTATTTTCATGAATAAACGATTATGTTGACCTAGTTATATCACTATTTTGACCCAACCTTCTCGTAGCATAAAACAATAGCATAATTAGCCCCCTCCAACAATCATCCATACTCATCTATAAATAGTGTGATAATAGCCCTAATTATGGCTATTTAATAGGCATATTAGGCGTTCTCCTATCCATATGGATATGCTTTTAGTGCGAATTATGTACTAGTAATTCCCCCTAATTATCATCTTCTAGCAGTCTGTTTTTACCTTATTCTAAACGAATTCTAGGGCAAAACGGATAATTACATATGGCTATATTATATTTATGGTGGCTTTGTCACATATGCAACACCAAGACTCATGTAGTGTTATATCACTATATACCATATACATAACACACTTTATCTATAATATTGATTAAGTATTTATTGGTATTTCTTCGAAAAACAGCACAAATTGCTGATTAATATAGAATTTAATATCATATAGTGTTAATTACCAGTATAATATAATGGTTTATCTATAAATCAGTAGAAGATAGTCAGTATTATACTATATACTTACATTTATCAATGATACCAAAGGTTCCATTTATGTTTTAACGTATTTATCCTATATTCTCCATTATTTAGATAATCATCGATATCTACATATGTAACACAGAGAAATTTACTCATGTAAACTGTTATGTGTTGACATTGTGAATTTATTGCATTACATTTGTAATCTATAATTTTTTACATATGGAGGATAGAATACTAAAAATTCTCACAGGGAATCAACTTTCGGCCACGCGTTTTGCCGACATTATCGGTGTTCAGAAATCTAGTATATCCCATATCCTATCCGGAAGAAACAAGCCATCTTTTGATTTCATTGAAAAAGTTCTTATTAAGTTTCCCGACATTAATCCTGAATGGCTTATTCTTGGCAAGGGAAACATGTATCGCACTTCGATACAGACCACCCTTTTCGAAAGTTCTGTATTACAAGAGAAAGATGAGTCGTCATCTCCCGAACCGACTGAGCCTGAATTAGCTGATATTCCCATTGAAAAACAACTAATTAGCACTAAAACAGATTCCCTATATCCTCCCGTGAGTGCGATAAAAGGAAAGAGCATTGAGAGAGTACTGATATTTTACAAGGATAAGACGTTTTCGGAATACCATCCCGAAGAATAAATGTAGCTTCGCGAAAAATGCTATTTTTGCATAAAAATCGCCATGTATACATTGCTTCTCCGCCCTTTGCTTTTTTGCTTAAAACCGGAACCGGTCCATCACTTGGTAGCTACGTCCCTCAAGATAGCACTTTCTATTCCGGGAATACGA
It includes:
- a CDS encoding helix-turn-helix domain-containing protein, producing MEDRILKILTGNQLSATRFADIIGVQKSSISHILSGRNKPSFDFIEKVLIKFPDINPEWLILGKGNMYRTSIQTTLFESSVLQEKDESSSPEPTEPELADIPIEKQLISTKTDSLYPPVSAIKGKSIERVLIFYKDKTFSEYHPEE
- a CDS encoding Smr/MutS family protein, encoding MQLKKGSKVKFLNDVGGGRVIEIINAKMVKIETFDGFDMPCLIDDLILIEEDASSYNSSSSSNAVKKSSNSNQHQPIAETVPVQKHGDQQLFNCIGGPKDPAGDKIDVILALSPADPVHPTDKAIDLYLINDGNYRALYVISKNGNANMVPIAAGLLEPDTKLRLGEIPQNELPLGLNFNVQLIFFKNSEFALKPVEQFNVSVSAIKLLRPGAYIENDFFDEKAMILLLAGNKIEQETPNPMMIKDAMLTPKPADRSTKPVKSTPALEEIDLHIEELIDSHANLSAGEILEIQLARFTTVLDGAIKHKTSNVVFIHGVGNGKLKFEVHKLLDTKYKHVKYQDASFKEYGYGATLVIVK